The genomic region tggactaaaatagtaatttttaacaaaccacagggacgaaaacagtaattaactctaaaaatttTTAACAATTGGTATTCTTTTAGGGTTTTAATGGAGCCGATCTTCGTAACGTGTGCACTGAAGCTGGAATGTCTGCAATCCGTGCTGAACGTGATTACGTCATCCACGAAGATTTCATGAAGGTAACAAACATTTTCTCTGTTATTacaaatagagtaaattacaaaagttGTTCTTTGTGTTTATACTCAATTTCAAAGACtgtcctttgcctttaaaattgaAGGCTTTTGTACTTGTTGTTTAAAAATCTTGCACGTTACGTCCTTTGGCTCCAACCCAGTTAATTTTTACAGTTAAAGGGACATTTTCTCGCCTGACTAAAATGTTTGATTTGGGttgtatattttttattttacgtTGATCATTTATAGAATTAAAAAAGATGGACAAAAGACTGTCAATTGTGGATGTCAGTGTTCATTAGTATGTTGTTTGTTTGCTTACGGATAAAGGTTTAATGTTTGTGAATGTATCAGGCTGTTCGTAAACTTAACGAGGCTAAGAAGCTGGAGTCGAGCGCTCATTACAATGCTGATTTTGGGAAGGAGTAAGAACTGTCAAATGGATTATTGCAGTGTACACTTATATTGTAAAAGATTCATTATTTAATCTTCCAAATCATATTAGAAATCAGAAAAAATATGGAAATTATTCAAGTCATATCTATGAAGCCTGACAATGCAGGCAGTGTTAGGTCGGGTCAAACAGGTTCTAACCAGAATGGGTGGGTTGAAACGAGTTTTTAATCAAGTATTAAAGTGGGTTCAcctgttataatttttttttgtggcGCGGCGTGGAGGCAAGTCGGCGACAACAATGACGGCTTTGGTGGCGGTGGTATGTTCTCAGAAGATTGTTTTGGTTGGTAGTGCTGACCATTTGGAATCGTTTTGACTTGGCAAATTTTCGAGTGGTTATAGGTTAATCTTAGTGATTGCCTAGCGTCGCATCTACGCAATCTTAATTTTTCAGTAATACAAGCAGCAACAATAGAACAAATGACTTTCATTCAAATATATAATTGATCTCGTTTCTCGTGATTCATGAATTTAATCTGCTCCCCCTTGTTCATAAGCTTGGGTAATGTTGAAGCACAAGACCTTACTAGGATCAGTTTGGAACGCCTTGCTGGAACAATCAGAAACAATCTGCATATGTAACAAAAATTCGTTCTCATTGAGGTAAACGGGTATTCGCTCCTAGTTTGAGCATGTCACATAATACCCGTCCTAGTTTGGTCTATCGCGCTATGTGCCCGTGGGGCAGATTGTTTGTTGGGAAATGCGATCAACCAAGAGCCATTGGCTATAGATATTCGCTAGATGTTGGTGGTTGGGCACTACCTTCCCCGACCACCACGTGCTGGCGTCACCATCTTATCATTTAATTGTGATTTACACTCTGTTCCCGAgactcatttaacagggggaggggagggaaaagagatgaaaatatgaaaaatcaTGTTCCCAAgtttcatttaacagggggaggggagggaaaagggaagaaaatatgaccaaatatgaccatatattcatcctcccaaattggagagattaggagagaaaattTTCCTTCCCCTCCCCTCACCTCCCCCCGATAAATGACTCGGGAACATAGTGTTAATAGTCCAAAGGTTGTGCTCTAGAAAAGAGTTTGGCGTTGGACTCGTATCCCAATTTGCGTAAGGAATGGAGATTTGGAGAGGTGTATGAGTCTAGTCGTATAGATGACTTGTTGAATTTAGTAGATGTTTTGGATTGACTAAATTCTTTGGAACAACTTGTTGAATTATATAACTAGGATTTACTCAACTTGTTGAATTTAATAGATTTTTTAGGAGGCCTCAGTGACCAAAAAACTAAGATTTTACTCTTGAACAACTATCGAATATACAACTATCTCTATTGTGCCCGGAACAGAATTACGACTCTACCAAACGGAATTACAACAATGACCGCAAACAGAATTACAATAATGACTCGACGGAATTACAACAATGACCATTAACGAATCTATTGTACGCAAATGTTAATGTTTTTTTGCTGGTTGGTTTCATTATTGTAAAGCTACTTGTGAAGTCCCCATAACCCCTTGGATCGATgaggaacaccaaaatattgcacttgattcaagacgtAAACATAAAACTAGATAGAAAGTATAGAAGATATAGAAAACTCTTTATAATTAGTTATCACATATTTACATATTTACACTGAAAGAGTAAACATCTAACCAACCTGGTTTAGGTCACCCACACTTTCTCTAAACTCTCACTCTTTATCACAATAGAATTAACCAAGAACCAGTGTTTTCAGACCCGGATCGGACCGGCCAGTCGGACCGGTTTTTTTGGAAGGGTTGGACCggctttttatatatttttttttcagatttaaccttattaatttttataatatttatgataccttccattacgTCCGATCCGACCGGTTGGACCATTGAACCGGTAAGAAGACCGGTTCAACGTCCGGTCCGGTTATGAAAACATTGCCAAGAACTACTCTACTAACACACTAAATCCGTATTTATAAGAAAACCAACATATCCTGAATTTATCACAAGTTCCAGATAATCCTAATAACACGGAACTCTCTATGTAGCTTAGGGAAACAAGTTTAACACACACTAACTCAATAATCCGGAACATCTTGTAATCCGAAACATCAAGTAATCTGAAACTCTTGATAATTCGAACTCATGACATTCTTTTGACCTCAACTATCTCATCAGAAAGTGAACGTTTCACAAAATTGATAAAGCCACAATTACTCAACATGTTACTGCACTTACTCTACTCGTGGAGAGGGGTAATAGACTCGACTCTTGGGTTTCACAAAATTGATAAAGCCACGATTGCTCGGGAGCCAGtgacgaagcttgagatttccaaccagggggtcaaaaacgtatatacctaaaaatttctataaaacggagggtcgaaaacgtatatacccaaaattttctatacgaaaactacatactctcaaCTACTGAGCAAACGTCAGAGCCTCCGAGATGTGCGTAACTCAGGTGACGTATTAAGTactcataaataaaataaattattcgAATTACCTCATAAAAATATTGTTTCGTTTGGATAAAATAGAATTCTGGGAGCTGGTCTTTCTATATAAATCGACTTTCTAAATGGCCAACCAAAGCTATTAATTTAACGGATCATAACCAGTCATCATAAGGTAAATATTCATCATGCAATATTTAAAGTATAAATAAACATTAAAAACATATTATATACTTGTGAATTCCATAAggaaaaatatataataattatataatCCAAAGAcgaaaaaataaaacacaaaactCAAACCATCtagaaactgaaaaaaaaaacaaacaaaaaaaaaaacagaatccACCTACACACACAAATAGAACACACATACTAAAACAGTAAAAAGGAAGATGATTAATGATGGCCGGGAAGTTTGTCTTTAATCTTGTTTAAGAAACCTTTCTTTTGGTGTTCTTGTTCATGGTGCTCCACCGTAACTGGTCTTCCAGCAGCGGTACCAACTTTGGTCTCACTTACTTTAGTGTCGGTGTCGGTGGTGCCGGGGCTGTGTGCGGCTTTGTCGCTGTGTCCCGGAAGCTTGTCTTTTATTTTCTGCATCAAACCTTTCTTCTTCCTCCTCCCTCCTTGTCCATCGTCTTCCGACTGCAACCACCACTTATTTTAACATTATTTACTCCCTCCGAAACATTTAAAACAAGCAACagtttaattattatatattacaTGTAACAAAATAAATCATTTTATTTTTCCGATCTTATGAGTTAATTATGCATAGAATCAACGAATAAGTAATGTGTAGGAGATTTTATATTACTTTAAAATCAGTAACGCTAGATTATCTACACGTAGTCGTATTActttattttaaaagaaaaaaaaagtaagtTGTGTTGGTTACATGCATGTGTGGTTAAAATCGCGACTAGTCGGCGACGTCAGTAACTGAGTAATTTTTCGTTAATCAGTCCATCAATCGCTAGTCAGCTCTAGTCGGGCTTAGTCCGACCTAGTCGGCCGGTCGaagctacttaaaatatttaagtatataaatgttatatttaagtatataaaTGTGCAGAGGCCCGGTTATTGTAAAAATTGTCTTAAAGTACGTTACCCAACGAGAAGCAATATCAAAATGCGATTTTTTTTTGAACAAGCggattttgattttttataaaacGCGATAATTggtttttttaatatttggttTTTTTATGTGTGATTCACTTTTTGGTAACATAAAATGCGATCTTGCCATCACGTACGTTGCATACGTGAAGGCATATTATATGATATACTTTTTCTAAattatatgtatacataaaactgaaTATCACATATAAAAAACctgatccgattaatcccgagtagtcgctagtcctcACCTCACCAACCGAGcaactagcgagttctccaacttTCCTTATACAAGGTCTAATTTCTTTCATGTATATGAGAATTGAACCCACTACTTTCCCCTCCAAAACCAAGGTGTTTTAACGACTATGACTTTGCATACTTAAGTCATTTAATTCATGTTAAGTTAAATATATTATAGACGTGTTTCGAGTAAAGGGCTCGAAATTTTTATCTTACCGAACCAGAGCTAGAACTCGTAGACCGTTGTAGCTCTTTCTTCTCATCCCCAGCAACATGTTGCTGGGTATGACTCCCCGGTGCCGCACTGCCAGTAACAGCACCGGTAGCCGCTTTGCCAGCTCCAGCCACCGCACCCACCGTCGCGGCCCCAGCACCCGCAACCGCACCAGCACCATGTTTCACATAATCAAGTGGAGTCGGAGCAAAGTGGGTCCCCCCATGCATCTCCTCACCCACGGTCGTTTGGGTCGCGTGATCATGCGTCTTCTTATTATGAAGCTCCGACCCAATAGTAATCTGGTCCTGAGGATCCGATCCAACGGTGGTGGCAACACCGGTGATGTGGATGGGTACACCATGCTCGTCGGTGAGTTGAACCGGGTGGCCGAACTCGTCGGTGAGTTGAATCGGACGGCCCTGCTCGTCACGTATGTCTGTCATTGTTTGGATTGAAGAAAATAGAAATGTTTTTGTACGTAAAGTTTTTAGGGAGTGAATATTAttaatgaagaagaatgttggggctttattattatttatgGGGGTGGGGGTGGTGTTTGTCGTGTTTGTGTAGTGTAAATAGATAAAAGAAAAGGTGGCGGTTGCTGCATGGGGTTTGGTTACACGTGTTATTGCATGTGTCGAGCAAGATGGGATTGTGTGCCACGTATGCCATGAGTCACCCGTAAAACATTGTTATTGTTTCATGTGTGTTTGATTGGATATAGTTGAACTTGAAAAGATAAAAGAATGGAATTAATTATTTATACGGATTGTTTACATCATGGTTTTCGTTTTTTATTTCTCAATTTTAAAAGTTACATTAGTTGTTTATTCAACAGTAAACATATTTAAGCTTTTAAAGTGCATTAGTTTTTGGAGCAACACATTTATGTGGCTAGCTACTTGGTTCATTTTACGGGAAAAAGTGGTGGTCGGgatagaagaagagaaagaaaaggggGTGTTTGgtaacctttttatttttattttttttttagttaaGGGGTAAAATAGTTATTTAAAAATTAACAGAAATTACTAACGAGCATCCATTCAAAGAACCAAAAACGTGAAGGTTAAAGTAATAATATGGATAATATGCGTAATTGTGATACTTTGGAACGAAAtcttatatataatttttaatatttaGATAGAAAATGTAAAACTTCTATATAAGATAGAAACCATTTCGGTTTTTTACTCTCAAAAAGTAAGAAACCACTTTGTTCAAAACTTGCTCTTACAATGTCTTGAGGTGTTAATACTCAGCGTGTAATCGTTAGTTTTGAGTATGGTGCCGGGAAATACTTTTAGGTAGAATTACCAACACTAGCTACACACACCAAACAACTCCTTTTTATAGTAACTTATTACGTCTCTCTACTCTTGTTTTGTGAACCCATAGAAGTTACTTGATGTATGTATTAGTTATGCGTATTGTGTTACTGAAACCATCCGTAATGGGTGGTTCATGGGCAACGTGAATCAACGGACTTCGACAAAGGAGAGCAAGTTATTTGAAGATAAAATTTATGAACACTAAGTTATTAACTATTAAGCACTAGCATAACCCATATCTTAGCAATGTTGAATGTGAAGGAAAAGGTGGCCGATTGAAGAGACATGGAGGAAAGATGTCCGTATATGAAGAGAAAAAACGACCTACTAGGACACCCCGACTACACATATGATCTTAGCGTGCTTTCCATCAACAACACATGCTTATGCTAATTACAAAACTCATCAGATAAATGAGTCTAAGCTTCATATATCTTTTGACTAGATTCTTGAGTCTAAACGAcgttattatttatataaatataataatttattttaatataataaaaaaatacacctAATGCCTGacaaaaataactaaataatatataatatgttatatataCATAAAACTGTAGTTACAAAATAACTATATATGTatttaaatataataattaaatactcaataaataataaacaaatcaaATCTGACCGGAGCTCGAAAAAAATACTCAAGTTCAAACTCGGTTTAGttggccggccctgagaattagtgtaccatgttcgagcttgaaaaaatatgcccttaggccttaacgaaattgggtattaggTTCACTAAaagtctaaacctaatgccaaatgggacctatgttggtgtttgtataggtattaatctaaaccataaaaatagttttgtaagacCATGAGGTatagggcttgggttggggcgtgggttggctgaaaacgcccaagccaccaccccgggggcttgggttggggcgtgggtttgggcgtggccccattggcgtgggtttgaagccgggcgtggggcgggctagtaagtgacatggcaggctctcaatggccaaaccaaactcatgcccccaacccaaacccccaacccaagccccaccataccccatgggcgtgggtttgagtggtggggggctcccattccacgtgtcaacaaataccccaacccaagccccaccataccccatggcctaagaggacctatgttggtgtttgtttgtataggtataccctattaaagaaatattttacatatacatatcgggttttttcattaaaaaaaaaaaacgtgtcCATCGAAATATCAGGCCCTaaccggtggtcctccccgcccaccccgcGGTCGGGCACACCTAAGCTGCTAGTTGTTtgaattaatattaaaaaaacgaaataataataaaaattaagcATTAAATAGCATTAATTCTTGTCTGAAACAGAGACAAACCAGATTTTCAACTACATAATTATATATGATATAACATAATACGATCTACCGAACACAGACCTTGAAACTAATCTATTCAATTCCTTTGATCTCTCAGCCACATATATATTATGCCATATTGATCAACATTATCATTAACTGTTTGTTATTCAAAACCTGTTTGTTTGGCTCTGCTAGATTACCTCGGGCTTGTGCTTGTTTATACCCCTACACATGCGACCTATTATTGATAACTATTACTGTTTATATTATAAGAAGTCGTATCATTGTATCAATTAATAACATACAAATAAAATCCAGATTTAAGTACATAAATCTATGAGTAATAAATATATGCAAATGAAAAAATCATGAAACTTTGGCAACTACTGATATTATTGTCAGCAAAGCAAATGTGAAagccaacaaaaatcaaaaagaaacaaaaataaatttaaatttaCAAAACACAAACTTGAAACTAATTCATCCAATTACTTTGATTTTCTCCCCACTTATATATTATACCATATTCATCAAGATTATCAATGATTATGTGTTATTCAAACCCTGCTTTACAGTATCTTGAGGAGAGCTAATCCTAGTCATACCCGAGATCTTTAAAGACGAAATGATACCGCCGTAGATCAAGATTTCCAGAGAGACCAACCGTCCGATCCACCTACAACTGTCATTATTTACCAAAAAACCATTGTTAGAATGAAAAAAAATAGCATAACATATAAACATATACAACTTAGATCTTTATATGTTACCTTTTAGAGCAACGTAAGGTCACTCCTTGCTCGATCTTGCCCAGAAAAACCCTTTTTTGCGGGCGAAATTGTTGTCTGACATGGACCGACTGCCTTTCGAACCAAAAGAGAAGTGTCGCTTTAAGAAAGGCTTTCCAACAGATGACTTCATACTCGAACTTGAGCCCATCTTAGGGCTAATcttatgatgataatgatgatgatcgAACATAATATCATCCCCGTTCATATCACCATCAACCACCCGACTTCTTGATTTCTTGTTGATCCTAGCCTTCAATTCCAAATCAGCTTTCAAAGCTTTTTCCGACAACTTAATAACCTTTTTCTCCCCAAACGTACACACAGGACATGCTGGATCATACTTGTTGATTTCAGACGTCATATTTTCCAAACACTCTGCATGGTAAACATGCCCGCATATTAAAATGGCAACGACAGCAAGCTCGTTACTCGCTATAATCTTCTGGGCCCCCCAAGACGATCTTTCGGTTAGAAGTTTCGAGCACACGCCACATGTCCGCAAATCAACAGACGGTGATGAAGAAACCCTGCCGCTAGTTCTGCTGCTATCGAAAGACCATCGTTCTCTGTGACCGTGAGAGGCTGTCATAAGCTCGTTAAAGGCGGGTACAGACCAACTATCGGAAGATCCACCATGTGACCCACGGTTCGACTCGTTGCTCCACCCTGGGAGCATAAATGGAGAACCACCCTCTTCGGAGATTGATAAGTTTGGTGACTTCATTGCGGGAATTCTGCTATCTGACACCTGGCGCAATAAATGGTGCCCCGGGGACCGACCGTGCCATCGTGACGGGGGTAGGAAATGAGGTTGGGATGACGACAATGGGGACGGTGAAAAAGAAGAAACCGAGTGTGTCGATGACATCATCGTTGGAGATTGTTCTGAAGCAAGTTGAGTTTCGTTTGGATCCTTCACCTACGTGATGCATGAAAAGAAGAGACGATATAAACAAAACGAGAGATAAAAATTTTTATGGCTTTGTTGTAATATATAATTGCTCCGTTTTACATACCTCTGAAGTAAT from Helianthus annuus cultivar XRQ/B chromosome 10, HanXRQr2.0-SUNRISE, whole genome shotgun sequence harbors:
- the LOC110886051 gene encoding probable dehydrin LEA, producing the protein MTDIRDEQGRPIQLTDEFGHPVQLTDEHGVPIHITGVATTVGSDPQDQITIGSELHNKKTHDHATQTTVGEEMHGGTHFAPTPLDYVKHGAGAVAGAGAATVGAVAGAGKAATGAVTGSAAPGSHTQQHVAGDEKKELQRSTSSSSGSSEDDGQGGRRKKKGLMQKIKDKLPGHSDKAAHSPGTTDTDTKVSETKVGTAAGRPVTVEHHEQEHQKKGFLNKIKDKLPGHH
- the LOC110886052 gene encoding uncharacterized protein LOC110886052, which encodes MGSACCVAARDRTITNGSNSDVIPRNIRYSPSWSVRWENRRRVAGEEASINWFSDGIVTNDRLDNKSQTTVGTAYASEEGSPLESFRNLTWQKSSPSEGFTVPPSDQSVSQITSEVKDPNETQLASEQSPTMMSSTHSVSSFSPSPLSSSQPHFLPPSRWHGRSPGHHLLRQVSDSRIPAMKSPNLSISEEGGSPFMLPGWSNESNRGSHGGSSDSWSVPAFNELMTASHGHRERWSFDSSRTSGRVSSSPSVDLRTCGVCSKLLTERSSWGAQKIIASNELAVVAILICGHVYHAECLENMTSEINKYDPACPVCTFGEKKVIKLSEKALKADLELKARINKKSRSRVVDGDMNGDDIMFDHHHYHHKISPKMGSSSSMKSSVGKPFLKRHFSFGSKGSRSMSDNNFARKKGFFWARSSKE